One window of Pectobacterium carotovorum genomic DNA carries:
- the gspL gene encoding type II secretion system protein GspL: MKIAGKWKRKAAKAPLHRGTVARHPCLIVRLPVEEQGEIEWQVRSSNGESLLSQGRGSIEQVRPALVAYPSVTFTRVLVPATDVTFYALTLPRQARRQLTQVVPFMLEDQLATEIEKLHFAVLEIYGDDGTVAVVEKNRMQRWLAQCDALGLSVDTLLPDARVLPKHQDGWSALQHDDMWLFRQPTGHAMAAESSWCGDLLKASMPLPAIYSYSAASVGGELSQYEWQEEGEWKAQPETDLFTLAATAHLPASVDLRQGDYAPDKAWQNTLLPWRGVGIAFACYLLLVVADAGWAHYQLYQQAEHWRQESVRVYRQIFPSETNVVNPRAQMQQHLQRTAAGGAGKALLDQLTPLQQLMTQNSAIKIQSLSYDGAAGEFRLALQGTSYQELEQFQQQAAAYYQVQAGEMRQENDRVEGRLTLRSQQ, from the coding sequence ATGAAAATAGCGGGAAAATGGAAGCGAAAAGCCGCAAAAGCCCCATTACATCGAGGAACGGTCGCTCGACATCCGTGCCTCATTGTTCGTCTTCCGGTAGAAGAGCAGGGAGAGATCGAATGGCAGGTGCGTTCATCCAATGGGGAAAGTTTACTGAGTCAGGGGCGCGGTAGCATAGAGCAGGTTCGTCCGGCGTTGGTGGCCTACCCGTCAGTGACGTTTACCCGTGTTCTGGTACCAGCCACTGACGTAACGTTTTATGCCCTGACGTTGCCCCGACAGGCGAGGCGTCAGCTGACGCAAGTCGTGCCGTTTATGCTGGAAGACCAACTGGCGACGGAAATTGAAAAGCTGCATTTTGCCGTGCTGGAAATTTATGGCGACGACGGCACGGTTGCCGTGGTGGAAAAAAACCGGATGCAGCGTTGGCTGGCACAGTGTGATGCGCTGGGCCTCAGCGTCGATACGTTATTGCCTGACGCCCGTGTATTGCCGAAACATCAGGATGGCTGGAGCGCGTTGCAGCATGATGACATGTGGCTGTTTCGCCAGCCGACGGGCCATGCGATGGCGGCGGAATCTTCCTGGTGCGGCGACCTGCTGAAAGCGTCTATGCCGCTGCCAGCAATATACAGCTACAGCGCTGCATCAGTCGGCGGTGAGTTGTCACAGTACGAATGGCAGGAAGAGGGCGAATGGAAGGCGCAGCCGGAAACGGATCTCTTCACGCTGGCGGCAACGGCGCACTTACCTGCCTCGGTCGATCTGCGACAAGGAGACTATGCGCCGGATAAGGCTTGGCAAAACACCCTGCTGCCGTGGCGCGGTGTCGGGATTGCGTTTGCCTGTTACCTCCTGCTTGTCGTGGCGGATGCTGGCTGGGCGCACTATCAGCTTTATCAACAGGCCGAACATTGGCGGCAGGAAAGCGTGCGTGTCTATCGGCAGATTTTCCCTTCAGAGACGAATGTCGTTAACCCGCGCGCGCAGATGCAGCAGCACCTGCAACGTACGGCAGCCGGGGGCGCAGGGAAAGCACTGCTGGATCAATTGACCCCCTTGCAGCAGCTCATGACACAGAATAGCGCGATCAAAATTCAGTCGCTGTCTTACGACGGCGCTGCGGGTGAATTCCGGCTGGCGTTGCAGGGCACGTCATATCAGGAACTCGAGCAATTTCAGCAGCAGGCTGCCGCTTATTATCAGGTACAGGCGGGAGAGATGCGGCAGGAGAACGATCGGGTTGAAGGTCGCTTAACATTAAGGAGCCAGCAATGA
- a CDS encoding type II secretion system protein M gives MNELRQRWQAMSQRERQLMVVCAAVLLLCVVYYAILQPWQEREDLWERTISREQQTVNWMQKQASSIPQGNQAQGDNSQRDVSLPILISQSTKRYGLTVVRLQPQGSQASVTLGQSDFNSLLRWLGELEQKNGVKVISLDVNAVEQSPGIVDVTRLMLERTDEA, from the coding sequence ATGAATGAATTACGGCAACGCTGGCAGGCGATGAGCCAGCGCGAGCGTCAGCTTATGGTCGTGTGCGCGGCTGTGCTTCTGCTCTGTGTGGTGTATTACGCTATCCTCCAACCGTGGCAGGAGCGGGAAGATCTGTGGGAGCGCACGATTTCCCGCGAGCAGCAGACGGTCAACTGGATGCAGAAACAGGCCTCATCAATTCCGCAGGGAAATCAGGCGCAGGGGGACAATAGTCAGCGCGACGTCAGTCTGCCGATTTTGATTTCGCAAAGTACCAAGCGTTACGGGCTGACCGTCGTACGTTTGCAGCCGCAGGGCAGTCAGGCATCGGTGACGCTGGGGCAGAGTGATTTTAATAGTCTGCTGCGTTGGCTTGGCGAACTGGAACAGAAAAATGGCGTGAAAGTGATATCGCTGGATGTAAATGCCGTCGAGCAAAGCCCAGGAATCGTAGATGTCACCAGACTGATGCTGGAACGGACGGATGAAGCTTAA
- a CDS encoding type II secretion system protein N — MKLKSGIGTGVALVLAYGLFLASYAPARLLTAVPLPAGMVVAEAAGTLWQGSLQRFSWRTFMLDDVHWNITFSDFMPALDIAFKNPEGIAGRGIIRGWQQPQFYQWQLSVPAGYLFSHMRFIVPIGAEGNVQLNLQEATVDRSGCQSLDANVTWPGARVKTPLGGLVLATPQATLRCQQGALEASLRQTSSHLQLSGKGSVTPKGEYRFTGQLSSGNDLPATMKKLLATTGKADEQGARTLNFQGRLL; from the coding sequence ATGAAGCTTAAGTCCGGCATCGGCACTGGTGTCGCTTTGGTTCTGGCCTATGGGCTGTTCCTGGCGAGCTATGCGCCTGCCCGTCTGCTTACTGCTGTGCCGCTGCCCGCTGGAATGGTGGTCGCAGAGGCCGCCGGAACGTTATGGCAGGGGAGTCTGCAACGGTTTAGCTGGCGCACGTTCATGCTGGATGATGTGCACTGGAACATCACGTTCTCGGATTTTATGCCCGCGTTGGATATTGCGTTTAAAAACCCAGAAGGCATTGCAGGCCGAGGGATCATTCGCGGCTGGCAGCAGCCGCAGTTTTATCAATGGCAGCTTTCTGTACCGGCAGGCTATTTATTCAGCCACATGCGTTTTATTGTGCCAATCGGGGCCGAAGGAAACGTGCAGCTAAATCTACAAGAGGCGACGGTAGACCGTTCGGGCTGCCAATCGCTGGATGCCAACGTAACCTGGCCAGGGGCGCGGGTGAAGACGCCGCTGGGTGGACTGGTACTCGCTACGCCGCAGGCCACGTTACGCTGCCAGCAAGGCGCGTTAGAAGCGAGCCTGCGGCAGACCTCCTCACATCTGCAATTGTCTGGCAAAGGCAGCGTCACCCCGAAAGGCGAATATCGTTTTACAGGGCAGCTTAGCAGCGGAAATGACTTACCCGCGACGATGAAAAAACTGCTGGCAACCACCGGTAAAGCCGATGAACAGGGTGCCAGAACGCTGAATTTTCAGGGGCGCTTGCTGTAA
- a CDS encoding prepilin peptidase, translated as MDDLREFAQLFPAWWFGALGVLGLIVGSFLNVVIYRLPIMLERRWRQDIELETGVADSDPDTRYNLWWPPSSCPHCQQAIAVKDNIPLFSWLWLRGRSRCCHQSVSVQYPLVEVITMLAFLAAGLLWLPGMALWGALILLSFLLVLTVIDIKTLLLPDVLTLSLLWMGLLFNLSGTFVSLNDAVVGAMAGYLSLWLLYWAFKYATGKEALGYGDFKLLAALGAWLGWQALPNLVLVAALSGLAVTLIWRGLRKEDTAKPLAFGPWLTIGGVFGVIMNGFNL; from the coding sequence GTGGACGATTTAAGGGAATTCGCACAGCTGTTTCCGGCGTGGTGGTTTGGGGCGCTGGGCGTGCTGGGGTTGATTGTTGGCAGTTTTCTGAACGTGGTGATTTACCGCTTGCCGATTATGCTGGAGCGCCGCTGGCGGCAGGACATCGAGCTTGAAACGGGCGTGGCCGATTCCGATCCTGATACGCGCTACAACCTGTGGTGGCCGCCTTCGTCTTGCCCGCACTGCCAGCAGGCTATTGCGGTAAAAGATAATATCCCGCTATTCAGCTGGCTGTGGCTGCGCGGCCGCTCCCGCTGCTGCCATCAATCGGTCTCTGTGCAATATCCGTTAGTGGAAGTCATCACCATGCTGGCTTTTCTGGCGGCAGGTTTGCTCTGGTTGCCCGGTATGGCGCTGTGGGGGGCGTTGATTCTGCTGTCCTTCCTGTTGGTGCTGACGGTTATTGATATAAAAACGCTGCTGCTGCCGGATGTGCTTACGCTGTCGCTTCTGTGGATGGGGTTGCTGTTTAATCTGTCGGGGACATTTGTCTCATTAAACGATGCCGTAGTCGGCGCGATGGCCGGTTATTTGTCTCTGTGGCTACTTTATTGGGCATTCAAATACGCAACGGGCAAAGAAGCGCTGGGGTACGGTGATTTTAAGTTGCTGGCTGCGCTGGGGGCTTGGCTGGGCTGGCAGGCATTGCCGAATCTGGTTCTGGTGGCGGCGCTGAGCGGGCTGGCCGTTACTCTCATCTGGCGCGGGTTGCGTAAAGAGGATACGGCTAAACCGCTGGCCTTTGGCCCCTGGCTGACAATCGGCGGGGTGTTCGGCGTGATAATGAACGGATTCAATCTGTAG
- the ypdK gene encoding membrane protein YpdK codes for MKYFFMGISFCLVVWVSTFMLMVE; via the coding sequence GTGAAGTATTTTTTTATGGGTATCTCATTCTGTTTAGTCGTTTGGGTGAGTACCTTTATGCTGATGGTAGAATAA
- a CDS encoding LLM class flavin-dependent oxidoreductase, whose protein sequence is MKKIGFLSFGHWAPSPQSGTRSAADALLQSIDLAVAAEELGADGAYFRVHHFARQLGSPFPLLSAIGAKTKSIEIGTGVIDMRYENPLYMAENASAADLISGGRLQLGISRGSPEQVIDGWRYFGYQPTEGESEADMARRHTEVLLDVLRGEGFAKPNPQPMFPNPPGLLRLEPYSDGLRERIWWGAGSNATAVWAAKLGMNLQSSTLKDDETGEPFHIQQAQQIRAYRAAWAEAGHTRTPRVSVSRSIFALMDHRDRAYFGGSSNDSDKVGFLDENTRAIFGRSYAAEPEALIQQLKQDEAIAEADTLLLTVPNQLGVDYNAHVIESILKHVAPAMGWRD, encoded by the coding sequence ATGAAGAAGATTGGCTTTTTATCATTCGGCCACTGGGCCCCATCGCCGCAGTCTGGCACACGTTCAGCGGCTGACGCACTACTGCAATCTATCGACCTTGCCGTTGCGGCTGAAGAGCTGGGTGCTGACGGCGCTTATTTCAGGGTGCACCACTTTGCCCGCCAACTGGGTTCGCCTTTCCCACTGCTGTCCGCGATTGGGGCAAAAACCAAAAGCATTGAGATTGGTACTGGCGTCATCGACATGCGCTACGAAAATCCGCTGTACATGGCTGAAAACGCCAGCGCCGCCGATCTAATCTCTGGCGGACGCTTGCAGCTCGGCATCAGCCGTGGCTCGCCTGAACAGGTGATCGATGGCTGGCGCTACTTTGGCTACCAGCCAACAGAAGGGGAATCGGAAGCAGACATGGCGCGGCGTCATACCGAAGTACTATTGGATGTACTGCGTGGCGAGGGGTTTGCAAAACCGAATCCACAGCCTATGTTCCCGAATCCACCGGGCCTTTTGCGTCTGGAGCCTTATTCTGATGGGTTACGCGAACGAATCTGGTGGGGTGCAGGATCGAATGCCACGGCAGTATGGGCAGCGAAGCTGGGCATGAACCTGCAAAGCTCCACGCTAAAGGATGATGAAACAGGCGAGCCTTTTCATATCCAGCAGGCACAGCAAATTCGTGCCTATCGAGCTGCCTGGGCTGAGGCGGGACATACGCGCACGCCACGCGTCTCCGTCAGCCGTAGTATTTTTGCATTGATGGATCACCGCGATCGTGCCTATTTCGGCGGAAGCAGTAACGATAGCGACAAGGTGGGTTTTCTGGATGAAAACACGCGCGCGATTTTCGGCCGCAGCTATGCCGCCGAACCAGAAGCGCTCATCCAACAGTTAAAACAGGATGAAGCGATTGCCGAAGCGGATACGCTATTACTAACAGTGCCGAACCAACTGGGCGTGGATTACAATGCGCATGTGATTGAATCAATTCTGAAGCATGTCGCGCCTGCGATGGGATGGCGGGATTAG